A single window of Rubripirellula lacrimiformis DNA harbors:
- a CDS encoding tetratricopeptide repeat protein, which yields MRARSKTHSSQPQQATAAKTSDPRSIAPPIVHSNPVLDRTYRLMHRGDYQAAMGILQSAGRDPSIRNALGVCLLRLGRPADAVAVFRQFVLAPGSVSERSDLSKHYKRNFALALLMNGSPSGALDVLRETRQPDHPAAIRIRDTVKQWEKTLSWLRRLDWKLNRIEPSNCQVPIDFEPGELEDSGLEVHQGQESELVDDERKVRRRKHAKREDAGTGHQEQQRQRNVNPTFRATGPATEAGNRTSDDVAGPTLSV from the coding sequence ATGCGCGCGCGCTCCAAAACTCACAGCAGCCAACCCCAGCAAGCCACCGCTGCAAAAACATCGGATCCAAGATCCATCGCACCGCCGATCGTCCATTCCAACCCGGTACTTGATCGAACGTACCGGTTGATGCACCGGGGCGACTACCAAGCCGCCATGGGCATTCTTCAATCGGCAGGTCGCGATCCGTCGATTCGTAATGCCTTGGGGGTCTGCTTGCTGCGACTGGGACGTCCAGCCGACGCGGTGGCGGTTTTCCGCCAGTTCGTATTGGCACCGGGCAGCGTTTCCGAACGCTCCGATCTCAGCAAGCATTACAAACGCAATTTTGCCTTGGCATTGCTCATGAACGGATCGCCCAGCGGAGCGTTGGACGTGCTGCGAGAAACTCGCCAACCAGATCACCCTGCCGCGATCCGGATCCGTGACACTGTCAAACAATGGGAAAAAACTCTTTCCTGGCTACGTCGACTGGACTGGAAACTTAACCGGATCGAGCCATCCAATTGCCAGGTTCCGATCGATTTCGAACCGGGCGAACTGGAAGATAGCGGACTGGAAGTCCATCAAGGACAGGAGAGTGAATTGGTTGACGATGAACGAAAAGTCCGCAGGCGCAAGCACGCCAAACGGGAAGATGCAGGAACAGGACATCAGGAACAACAGCGCCAACGCAACGTCAATCCAACGTTCCGAGCGACGGGTCCCGCCACGGAGGCGGGAAATCGAACCAGTGACGATGTCGCTGGGCCCACCCTATCGGTTTAG
- a CDS encoding sulfatase gives MRRLISVLTIFVAITIAIDDRGVRAEVVDGADQGVLSGESQPSGQTPSLVMEPCDNVQIRSSKLTAVDRPPLNETRSDAGQAQTQENERPQQTVDAPSARSKDSKPNIVLFFVDDLGWNDVGYRNPQFDTPNIDQLANEGLDFTRAYIASPTCSPSRATLLTGKHPARLQMVRHIPADAANGFDLEGRTQQEFNTWKGDPANVPSRNWLPLEHTTYAEALGELGYYNQFLGKWHLGHEPYHPVKQGFDNQFGTTNAGHPKSYQPPFFKHSDVLSDVQEGYLTDVLTDQSIDFIRTYDRDQPFMLSMWYYNVHRPAVGRPDLVAAFQAKGHNDADAIYAAQVKAVDESIGRVRSALSATGIDKNTIVIFLSDQGSWYPNLPLRGNKRVDTLCEGGARVPLIVHWPGVTKPHTKNNSIVQSTDLFPTLVEIAGGDPSLDPNLDGVSLASVIRDNRLLDRGEPLFGYRAYQDLYASVREGDWKLLAYRSGAASLYNIAIDQAEQSDVATANPEKVSELTEKLVEWERQMGVQQYSGFQ, from the coding sequence ATGAGACGTCTGATTTCTGTGCTGACGATCTTTGTCGCAATCACGATCGCGATCGACGACCGGGGCGTCCGCGCCGAGGTTGTCGATGGTGCTGATCAAGGCGTCCTATCGGGCGAATCCCAACCAAGCGGCCAGACGCCGTCGCTCGTGATGGAACCATGCGACAACGTTCAGATCCGCAGCAGCAAACTGACCGCTGTGGATCGACCGCCGTTGAATGAAACGCGATCGGATGCTGGTCAAGCACAGACGCAAGAAAACGAAAGACCACAGCAGACGGTGGATGCCCCCAGCGCACGCAGCAAGGATTCGAAGCCAAACATCGTGCTGTTCTTTGTGGACGACCTTGGATGGAACGACGTGGGCTATCGAAATCCGCAATTTGATACCCCCAACATTGACCAACTCGCAAACGAAGGTCTGGACTTCACAAGGGCTTACATCGCCAGTCCCACGTGCAGTCCGAGTCGGGCGACACTGTTGACGGGAAAGCACCCAGCCCGGCTTCAGATGGTTCGGCACATCCCTGCGGACGCAGCCAATGGATTCGATCTCGAAGGCCGGACGCAGCAGGAGTTCAATACTTGGAAGGGTGATCCAGCAAACGTGCCCTCTCGCAACTGGCTGCCGTTGGAACACACCACCTATGCCGAGGCGCTCGGTGAACTCGGGTACTACAATCAGTTTTTGGGAAAGTGGCACCTTGGGCACGAACCGTACCATCCCGTCAAGCAAGGATTCGACAATCAGTTTGGCACCACCAATGCCGGACACCCCAAGTCGTATCAACCGCCTTTTTTCAAACACTCGGACGTTTTGTCGGATGTCCAGGAAGGCTATCTGACCGACGTACTGACCGATCAATCGATCGACTTCATTCGCACCTACGATCGCGATCAGCCATTCATGCTTTCGATGTGGTATTACAACGTTCATCGACCTGCGGTTGGCCGACCGGACTTGGTTGCGGCCTTCCAAGCGAAGGGGCACAACGATGCCGACGCAATCTATGCCGCGCAGGTCAAAGCGGTCGATGAATCCATTGGACGCGTCCGCAGCGCGCTGTCGGCCACCGGTATCGACAAGAACACGATTGTCATTTTCCTGTCCGATCAAGGCAGTTGGTACCCGAACCTGCCACTTCGGGGCAACAAGCGTGTGGATACGTTGTGCGAAGGCGGTGCCCGCGTGCCATTGATTGTCCATTGGCCCGGCGTGACGAAACCCCACACGAAAAACAATAGCATCGTTCAGTCGACGGACCTATTTCCAACGCTGGTGGAAATCGCTGGCGGTGATCCGTCGCTGGATCCCAACCTGGACGGAGTTTCGTTGGCGTCCGTGATCCGCGACAACCGTTTGCTGGATCGTGGCGAACCACTGTTTGGATACCGGGCGTACCAAGACCTTTACGCATCGGTGCGCGAAGGCGATTGGAAACTGCTGGCTTACCGAAGCGGCGCCGCCAGCCTCTACAACATTGCGATCGACCAGGCCGAACAAAGCGATGTCGCCACCGCAAACCCAGAAAAAGTCAGCGAGCTGACCGAGAAGCTTGTCGAATGGGAGCGGCAGATGGGTGTCCAGCAGTACTCGGGATTCCAGTGA
- a CDS encoding sensor domain-containing diguanylate cyclase/phosphohydrolase, giving the protein MKISSVARINFSVVSLCVAAIVFSASIGLIPDERLLTSINRAKLCGSVATNISYLINRHDVRQAGQQMQSFAGQNDDLISIGLRRTNGDYAAQIGNHQDLWTTAIRQKSDGCYTVPIQTEMGQWGKLEIQFQPVYVGKDRILSGSLWSLLGVVVVLVGTACWLQLRRILKYLDPGKSVPSRVRQALDNFAEGVVIVDKEDCIVLVNQKFARDVGREQSALMGTRLWDIPWQSSEISPSEGHEGSIGTARGTRMQLLDDHGQVLTIFSVNSSPVLDDAGAYQGVMMAFTDVTPLERNRAALLDTLEDLSQSKKAITEQNEKLTYLATRDPLTSCINRRTFFEQFENHWQTTIASGTPLCAMMVDIDFFKSINDTYGHSMGDKVLSETGRLLLETTSETDVVCRYGGEEFAILMPGLNLDAAEAVAEKIRVGLSEMQFPEFTITASLGVSGASLGGTDPQDMLDQADKCLYVAKRNGRNQVIRFDTVPADLIVDESKISREKPAEASCAGPTIPYAAVTALLSALSYRDHQTGSHSMRVSSYAALLAQRILSPKDVYVVEMGALLHDIGKVGVPDSILLKPGPLTEEEWKLMERHDRIGVEILNKSFKCPQLTGIVKYHHYRYGGIKCKAQEVWGTDIPVGARILTISDAFDAMVSNRPYRKGMPQADAIQELRRHAGTQFDPDLVEMFVQIIESGIHEPVASYSPNYADEVMLNIGEQVERLVNAADSGDGKTFVTLAERLRQTAEHSQVPELAAAATHAIEVTSEDATLELLVSEAFELLNACRAMRNSFTGETIVPPEISEPSLAAIPAPVSAQ; this is encoded by the coding sequence ATGAAAATCAGTAGCGTTGCACGAATCAACTTTAGTGTTGTCTCGTTGTGCGTAGCCGCTATCGTGTTCTCTGCCTCCATCGGGTTGATTCCGGACGAGCGCTTGTTGACGTCGATCAACCGGGCCAAGTTGTGCGGATCCGTCGCAACCAACATCAGCTATTTGATCAACCGGCACGACGTCCGTCAGGCTGGCCAGCAGATGCAGTCGTTCGCTGGACAGAACGACGATCTGATCTCGATCGGTCTGCGCCGAACCAACGGCGATTACGCAGCCCAAATTGGTAACCACCAAGATCTTTGGACCACAGCCATTCGTCAAAAGAGCGACGGCTGCTATACCGTTCCGATCCAAACTGAAATGGGTCAATGGGGAAAGCTTGAAATCCAGTTCCAGCCGGTTTACGTCGGTAAAGATCGAATCCTGAGCGGTTCTTTATGGAGCCTGCTGGGTGTTGTGGTCGTTTTAGTGGGAACCGCTTGCTGGTTGCAACTGCGGCGAATCCTGAAATACCTTGACCCGGGCAAATCGGTCCCTTCACGCGTTCGTCAGGCGCTCGACAACTTTGCCGAAGGCGTTGTGATCGTCGACAAGGAAGATTGCATTGTCTTGGTCAATCAAAAGTTTGCACGTGATGTTGGTCGGGAACAAAGTGCACTGATGGGGACTCGGCTATGGGACATCCCGTGGCAGTCGTCCGAAATCTCGCCCTCCGAGGGGCACGAAGGATCCATCGGGACGGCCCGCGGAACACGGATGCAGCTGCTAGACGATCATGGTCAGGTCCTGACAATCTTCTCAGTCAATTCATCGCCGGTTCTTGACGATGCAGGCGCCTATCAAGGTGTCATGATGGCGTTCACCGACGTGACACCCCTGGAACGCAACCGGGCCGCGCTGCTGGACACACTGGAAGACCTTAGCCAATCCAAGAAGGCGATCACCGAACAGAACGAGAAACTGACTTATCTGGCTACCCGAGATCCGTTGACGTCGTGCATCAACCGACGAACGTTCTTTGAACAGTTCGAAAACCATTGGCAAACAACGATTGCCAGCGGTACGCCGCTATGCGCCATGATGGTCGACATTGACTTCTTCAAGTCCATCAATGACACCTACGGTCACAGCATGGGCGACAAAGTTCTGTCCGAAACCGGGCGGTTGTTGTTGGAAACCACCAGCGAAACGGATGTCGTTTGCCGATACGGTGGTGAAGAATTCGCGATCCTGATGCCGGGACTGAATCTAGACGCGGCGGAAGCAGTGGCTGAAAAGATCCGTGTTGGGCTCAGCGAAATGCAGTTCCCGGAGTTCACAATCACGGCCAGCCTTGGCGTCTCCGGTGCCTCCCTTGGCGGTACCGATCCGCAGGACATGTTGGACCAAGCCGACAAGTGCCTGTACGTTGCCAAACGCAACGGTCGTAACCAGGTGATTCGTTTCGATACCGTTCCTGCCGACTTGATCGTTGACGAATCGAAAATTTCTCGCGAAAAGCCCGCCGAAGCTTCCTGTGCCGGCCCGACCATTCCTTACGCAGCCGTCACCGCGTTGCTGTCCGCGCTGTCGTATCGAGACCATCAAACCGGTTCCCACTCGATGCGCGTATCAAGTTACGCAGCACTGTTGGCCCAGCGCATCCTTAGCCCCAAAGACGTTTACGTCGTCGAAATGGGTGCCCTGCTGCATGACATCGGCAAGGTGGGCGTGCCCGATTCGATTCTGTTGAAACCAGGACCGTTGACTGAGGAAGAATGGAAACTGATGGAACGACATGATCGAATCGGAGTCGAGATTCTGAACAAGTCGTTCAAGTGCCCGCAGTTAACGGGCATTGTCAAGTATCACCACTATCGATACGGCGGCATCAAGTGCAAGGCGCAAGAGGTCTGGGGCACGGACATTCCGGTAGGCGCACGCATCTTGACGATCAGCGACGCCTTTGATGCGATGGTGTCCAATCGGCCATACCGAAAGGGCATGCCGCAGGCAGACGCCATCCAAGAACTGCGCCGGCATGCCGGAACGCAGTTTGACCCTGATCTGGTCGAAATGTTCGTGCAGATCATTGAGTCAGGAATCCATGAACCCGTCGCTTCCTACAGCCCCAATTACGCTGACGAAGTGATGCTGAACATCGGCGAACAAGTCGAGCGGTTGGTCAACGCAGCCGACAGCGGTGATGGAAAGACCTTCGTCACTTTAGCCGAACGACTACGTCAAACCGCCGAACACAGCCAAGTTCCAGAACTCGCGGCCGCCGCGACACACGCCATCGAAGTGACCAGCGAAGATGCCACGCTAGAATTGCTGGTTTCCGAAGCTTTTGAACTGCTCAACGCGTGCCGCGCGATGCGAAACAGCTTCACAGGGGAAACGATCGTGCCTCCCGAAATCAGCGAACCATCCCTCGCCGCGATTCCCGCCCCTGTGTCCGCTCAATAG